From Cannabis sativa cultivar Pink pepper isolate KNU-18-1 chromosome 8, ASM2916894v1, whole genome shotgun sequence, a single genomic window includes:
- the LOC115701176 gene encoding ABC transporter B family member 26, chloroplastic isoform X1: MAILHHSNISFSLTTTTTLSLTKKHQCPFQTIHSNLSSFRFPIHTSPYLRPFRSSKKHGAETIVRRHWARFFGSVTPLESWWRLHDDQEEEEKPQLPSAEEPVTVSFAIRRMWELIGDDRWIVFVGCGALIGAAVSEISMPGILTAAIFSAQRGDSMVFYRNSQLLVLLCLISGVCSGIRSGCFAVVNTILIRRLRETLYSVIIFQDISFFDREAIGDLTSRLGADCQRLSSVIGNDINLILRNLLQGTGALVNLLMLSWPLALSAIVICSVLSTIFHHYSWYQKRAAKLTQDFTAGANEVARETLSLIRTVRIHETEEKEEGRFNHWLDKIAFITIRESVAYGLWNLSFFTLYRSTQVFAVLLGGMSILSGHVTLEHLTKYVLYCEWLIYATWRVTDNVSTLVQSVGASEEVFQLMNLVPCNQFLSKGEKLQKIMGHIQFVNVSFCYSSRMKVPVLDRVNFSIEANEVIAIVGANGSGKSTIINLLLRLYEPISGQIYIDGIPLKELDIRWLRGKVGMVEQEPHLFHMDVKSNIKYGCSREIKQEDIEWAAKQAYAHDFISSFPDGYETLVDDKLLSGGQKQRIAIARAILRDPAILILDEATSALDSESEHYVKGVIHAFRNNLNSKRTVIVIAHRFSTIKAADRIIVMDSGRVIEMGNHFELMLKDEFYANLVRAQTEVCWLDSS; the protein is encoded by the exons ATGGCCATCCTCCACCACTCTAACATTTCCTTCTCACTTACAACCACAACAACTCTTTCTCTCACCAAAAAACACCAATGCCCATTTCAAACCATACACTCCAATCTCAGTTCTTTCCGTTTCCCAATCCACACTTCGCCGTATCTTCGCCCTTTCCGTTCTTCAAAAAAACACGGCGCCGAAACAATAGTCCGGCGGCATTGGGCTCGATTTTTCGGTTCGGTTACGCCACTCGAAAGTTGGTGGAGATTACATGATGAtcaggaagaagaagagaaaccACAATTACCTTCTGCAGAAGAACCTGTTACGGTGTCGTTCGCTATTCGGAGAATGTGGGAGTTGATTGGGGACGATAGATGGATTGTCTTCGTGGGCTGCGGTGCTTTGATTGGAGCCGCT GTTTCTGAGATTTCAATGCCTGGTATACTGACAGCAGCTATTTTTTCAGCTCAACGAGGTGATTCCATGGTGTTTTATAGGAACTCGCAGTTACTGGTTCTATTGTGTCTCATCTCGGGAGTCTGCAG CGGTATCCGAAGTGGCTGTTTCGCAGTTGTTAATACAATTTTG ATCAGGCGACTAAGAGAAACTCTATATTCTGTGATCATCTTCCAG GATATATCGTTTTTTGATAGAGAAGCTATTGGGGATTTGACAAGCAGGCTTGGGGCAGATTGCCAACGGCTTTCTAGTGTCATTGGGAATGATATTAACTTAATTTTACGGAATCTACTTCAG GGGACAGGGGCATTGGTTAATTTGTTGATGTTATCTTGGCCTCTTGCATTATCTGCAATTGTGATATGCTCTGTGTTATCTACAATTTTTCATCACTATAGTTG GTATCAAAAGAGAGCTGCAAAGTTGACGCAAGATTTCACTGCTGGTGCTAACGAG GTTGCACGAGAAACACTTTCTTTGATAAGAACAGTCCGGATTCATGAgacagaagaaaaagaagaaggaag GTTCAACCATTGGCTGGATAAAATAGCTTTCATAACTATTCGAGAAAGTGTGGCTTATGGACTCTGGAATCTGAGCTTTTTTACTCTATATCGTTCAACACAg GTTTTTGCAGTTCTTTTGGGAGGAATGTCAATTCTAAGTGGTCATGTAACGCTTGAGCATCTTACCAAGTATGTTTTGTACTGTGAATGGTTAATATATGCAACTTGGAGAGTGACAGACAATGTATCAACATTAGTGCAGTCAGTTGGAGCAAGTGAGGAAGTTTTTCAATTAATGAATCTTGTGCCCTGTAATCAGTTTCTATCAAAAG GTGAGAAATTGCAGAAGATAATGGGACACATTCAGTTTGTGAATGTTTCGTTTTGCTATTCTTCGAGAATGAAA GTACCGGTTCTAGATCGTGTAAACTTTTCTATAGAAGCAAATGAAGTCATTGCAATT GTCGGCGCAAATGGTAGTGGAAAGAGCACAATAATCAATCTTTTGCTTCGTCTTTATGAACCCATCAGTGGTCAG ATTTACATTGATGGTATCCCTCTTAAAGAGTTGGATATTAGGTGGCTGAGGGGAAAAGTCGGCATGGTCGAACAG GAACCCCATCTGTTTCATATGGATGTGAAGTCAAACATCAAATATGGCTGCTCTAGAGAAATTAAACAGGAAGACATAGAATGGGCGGCCAAGCAGGCATATGCCCATGATTTCATCTCATCTTTCCCTGATGGTTATGAAACCCTTGTTGATGACAAGTTACTCAGTGGGGGACAAAAGCAGCGAATAGCTATAGCCAGGGCCATTCTTAGAGACCCTGCTATTTTGATCCTCGATGAAGCTACTAGTGCTCTAGATTCTGAAAGTGAACATTATGTGAAG GGGGTTATTCACGCATTCAGGAATAACCTGAATTCCAAAAGAACTGTTATTGTCATAGCGCATAG GTTCTCTACAATCAAAGCTGCTGACAGAATCATAGTTATGGACAGCGGCAGAGTCATTGAG ATGGGGAACCACTTCGAGCTCATGTTAAAAGATGAATTTTATGCAAACTTAGTTCGAGCTCAGACAGAGGTTTGTTGGCTTGATTCTAGTTGA
- the LOC115701176 gene encoding ABC transporter B family member 26, chloroplastic isoform X2 encodes MAILHHSNISFSLTTTTTLSLTKKHQCPFQTIHSNLSSFRFPIHTSPYLRPFRSSKKHGAETIVRRHWARFFGSVTPLESWWRLHDDQEEEEKPQLPSAEEPVTVSFAIRRMWELIGDDRWIVFVGCGALIGAAVSEISMPGILTAAIFSAQRGDSMVFYRNSQLLVLLCLISGVCSGIRSGCFAVVNTILIRRLRETLYSVIIFQDISFFDREAIGDLTSRLGADCQRLSSVIGNDINLILRNLLQGTGALVNLLMLSWPLALSAIVICSVLSTIFHHYSWYQKRAAKLTQDFTAGANEVARETLSLIRTVRIHETEEKEEGRFNHWLDKIAFITIRESVAYGLWNLSFFTLYRSTQVFAVLLGGMSILSGHVTLEHLTKYVLYCEWLIYATWRVTDNVSTLVQSVGASEEVFQLMNLVPCNQFLSKGEKLQKIMGHIQFVNVSFCYSSRMKVGANGSGKSTIINLLLRLYEPISGQIYIDGIPLKELDIRWLRGKVGMVEQEPHLFHMDVKSNIKYGCSREIKQEDIEWAAKQAYAHDFISSFPDGYETLVDDKLLSGGQKQRIAIARAILRDPAILILDEATSALDSESEHYVKGVIHAFRNNLNSKRTVIVIAHRFSTIKAADRIIVMDSGRVIEMGNHFELMLKDEFYANLVRAQTEVCWLDSS; translated from the exons ATGGCCATCCTCCACCACTCTAACATTTCCTTCTCACTTACAACCACAACAACTCTTTCTCTCACCAAAAAACACCAATGCCCATTTCAAACCATACACTCCAATCTCAGTTCTTTCCGTTTCCCAATCCACACTTCGCCGTATCTTCGCCCTTTCCGTTCTTCAAAAAAACACGGCGCCGAAACAATAGTCCGGCGGCATTGGGCTCGATTTTTCGGTTCGGTTACGCCACTCGAAAGTTGGTGGAGATTACATGATGAtcaggaagaagaagagaaaccACAATTACCTTCTGCAGAAGAACCTGTTACGGTGTCGTTCGCTATTCGGAGAATGTGGGAGTTGATTGGGGACGATAGATGGATTGTCTTCGTGGGCTGCGGTGCTTTGATTGGAGCCGCT GTTTCTGAGATTTCAATGCCTGGTATACTGACAGCAGCTATTTTTTCAGCTCAACGAGGTGATTCCATGGTGTTTTATAGGAACTCGCAGTTACTGGTTCTATTGTGTCTCATCTCGGGAGTCTGCAG CGGTATCCGAAGTGGCTGTTTCGCAGTTGTTAATACAATTTTG ATCAGGCGACTAAGAGAAACTCTATATTCTGTGATCATCTTCCAG GATATATCGTTTTTTGATAGAGAAGCTATTGGGGATTTGACAAGCAGGCTTGGGGCAGATTGCCAACGGCTTTCTAGTGTCATTGGGAATGATATTAACTTAATTTTACGGAATCTACTTCAG GGGACAGGGGCATTGGTTAATTTGTTGATGTTATCTTGGCCTCTTGCATTATCTGCAATTGTGATATGCTCTGTGTTATCTACAATTTTTCATCACTATAGTTG GTATCAAAAGAGAGCTGCAAAGTTGACGCAAGATTTCACTGCTGGTGCTAACGAG GTTGCACGAGAAACACTTTCTTTGATAAGAACAGTCCGGATTCATGAgacagaagaaaaagaagaaggaag GTTCAACCATTGGCTGGATAAAATAGCTTTCATAACTATTCGAGAAAGTGTGGCTTATGGACTCTGGAATCTGAGCTTTTTTACTCTATATCGTTCAACACAg GTTTTTGCAGTTCTTTTGGGAGGAATGTCAATTCTAAGTGGTCATGTAACGCTTGAGCATCTTACCAAGTATGTTTTGTACTGTGAATGGTTAATATATGCAACTTGGAGAGTGACAGACAATGTATCAACATTAGTGCAGTCAGTTGGAGCAAGTGAGGAAGTTTTTCAATTAATGAATCTTGTGCCCTGTAATCAGTTTCTATCAAAAG GTGAGAAATTGCAGAAGATAATGGGACACATTCAGTTTGTGAATGTTTCGTTTTGCTATTCTTCGAGAATGAAA GTCGGCGCAAATGGTAGTGGAAAGAGCACAATAATCAATCTTTTGCTTCGTCTTTATGAACCCATCAGTGGTCAG ATTTACATTGATGGTATCCCTCTTAAAGAGTTGGATATTAGGTGGCTGAGGGGAAAAGTCGGCATGGTCGAACAG GAACCCCATCTGTTTCATATGGATGTGAAGTCAAACATCAAATATGGCTGCTCTAGAGAAATTAAACAGGAAGACATAGAATGGGCGGCCAAGCAGGCATATGCCCATGATTTCATCTCATCTTTCCCTGATGGTTATGAAACCCTTGTTGATGACAAGTTACTCAGTGGGGGACAAAAGCAGCGAATAGCTATAGCCAGGGCCATTCTTAGAGACCCTGCTATTTTGATCCTCGATGAAGCTACTAGTGCTCTAGATTCTGAAAGTGAACATTATGTGAAG GGGGTTATTCACGCATTCAGGAATAACCTGAATTCCAAAAGAACTGTTATTGTCATAGCGCATAG GTTCTCTACAATCAAAGCTGCTGACAGAATCATAGTTATGGACAGCGGCAGAGTCATTGAG ATGGGGAACCACTTCGAGCTCATGTTAAAAGATGAATTTTATGCAAACTTAGTTCGAGCTCAGACAGAGGTTTGTTGGCTTGATTCTAGTTGA